The Knoellia sp. S7-12 region CCGACACCCTGCAGGCCGCGGGCGTCGAGCGCGGTGACCGCGTCGGCATCCGGATCCCCTCCGGCACCCTCGATCTCTATGTCGCCATCGCCGGGATCCTCGTCGCGGGCGCGGCCTACGTCCCCGTCGACTTCGACGACCCCGACGAGCGCGCTCAGATCGTCTTCGGTGAGGCCGATGTCGCAGCCATCATCACCACGGACCTCGTCGTGCGCGCGGTGGGTGAGCAGTCCGCACTCGGTGACGACACGGCATACGCCGCACAGGACAGCCGGCCACGCGAAGACCCGACGACCGACGACGACGCCTGGATCATCTTCACGTCCGGCTCCACCGGCAAGCCCAAGGGCGTTGCCGTGACTCACCGCAACGCGGCAGCCTTCGTCGACGCAGAGTCACGAATGTTCTTGCAGGAGAGCCCTATTGGCCCCGGCGACCGTGTCATGGCGGGACTCTCCGTCGCCTTCGACGCGAGCTGCGAGGAGATGTGGCTTGCGTGGCGCTACGGCGCGTGCCTCGTCCCCGCACCCCGTTCTCTCGTCCGCTCAGGTGTCGAGCTCGGCCCGTGGCTCACCGCCAACCGCATCACCGTCGTGTCCACGGTGCCGACGCTCGTCGCACTCTGGCCGACCGAGGCGCTCTCGGACGTCCGCCTGCTCATCCTCGGTGGCGAGGCGTGCCCGCCAGAGATCGGCGCCCGCCTGGCCAATGAGAGTCGTGAGGTCTGGAACACCTACGGCCCAACCGAGGCCACCGTCGTCGCCTGCGGGGCCCAGCTCACCGGTGAGCCGCCGATGCGCATCGGCCTCCCGCTCGCCGGCTGGGACCTTGCCGTCGTCGATGCGACCGGTGGGCCCGTGCCCGAGGGCGAGAGCGGCGAACTCATCATCGGAGGCGTCGGTCTGGCCCGCTACCTCGACGAAGCCAAGGACAAGGCGGCGTATGCCGCGATGCCCGCCCTGGGCTGGGAGCGCGCCTACCGCTCGGGTGACCTCGTGCGCAACGATCCCGCGGGCCTCGTCTTCCTCGGTCGGGCCGACGACCAGGTCAAGGTCGGTGGTCGCCGGATCGAACTCGGTGAGATCGACAGCGCCCTGCTCAAACTGCCGGGGGTGAGTGGGGCTGCCGCCGCCGTCCGCAAGAGCGAGGCCGGCAACACCCTGCTCATCGGCTACGTCACGACCGACGACGGATTCGACGCCAGGGCCGCCACCGAGTCGATGCGTCAGTCGATGCCGGCCGCCCTCGTGCCGCGTCTTGCCGTCGTCGACACCCTGCCGACCCGCACGTCCGGCAAGATCGACCGCGACGCCCTGCCCTGGCCGTTGACACCCACGGCGCCGGTCGCTGGCGCTGACGCCAGCGACACCGCCGGTTGGGTCTCGGGCCTGTGGGCGAGCATCCTGGGCGGCCCGCCGAGCACTCCTGACGAGGACTTCTTCGACGTCGGCGGTGGCTCTCTCAGCGCGGCCCAGCTGGTGAGTCGGCTGCGTGAGCGCTTCCCCGAGGTGACGGTCGCCGACATCTATGAGCACTCGAGCCTCGGATCGCTCGCCGCTGCGCTGGACGAGATGGAGACGCCGACCGGTCGGCTCAACCGGGACGTCCCACCGGTCCCCGCCAAGACCCAGGCGGCCCAGCTCCTCGCGTCGTTCGCCCTGCGCAGCATCTCGGGCCTGCGCTGGATCACCTGGATCGGCCTCGGCAACGCCGTCGCCCGTTCTGCCTTCGACCACACCTGGCTGCCGAGCGTGCCCTGGTGGTGGCTCGCCCTCGGTTGGCTCCTCCTCATCTCGCCGGTGGGCCGGATGGCGCTGGCCGCCCTTGGTGTCCGCATCCTGCTGCGTGACCTCGAGCCCGGGGAGTATCCCCGTGGCGGCGCGGTGCACCTGCGCGTCTGGCTGGCCGAGCGTCTTGTCGACGAGCTCGGCGCGGCCAACGTCTCGGGCGCTCCGTTCATCAAGGTGTTCGCCCGCGCCCTCGGTGCCACTGTTGCCGACGATGTCGATCTGCACTCGGTGCCCCCGGTCACCGGCATGCTCGACCTGGGAGCCGGCGTCTCGATCGAGCCCGAGGTCGACCTGCGCGGACACTGGATCGACGGCGCGAAGTTCATCGTCGGACCCATCCGAGTCCGCGAGGGTGCGCGTGTTGGTGCCCGGAGCTCTCTCCTGCCCGGGGCTGACGTCGGTGAGCGCGCCGAGATCGCCCCCGGCTCAGCAGTTTTCGGCATCGTCCCCGCCGGCGAATCATGGTCCGGCGCACCCGCAGAGCCCTCCGGGACAGCGCGTGGACCCTGGCACGATCACATCGCGGCCAACCGGCCGGCCTGGCTGATGGCGTATGCCGTGTCTGCTGTTCTCGTCTCCCTCCTCCCGATCGTGGCCATCGCCGTCGGTGCCACCGTGGCCGTGCCGGCGCTGCGTGGCTCGACGTCTGTCTCGGATGCTCTGGGGTCTGCGCTCCTGTGGGTTCCGCTCGGCGCCACCATTGGGTTCGTCGCGCTCGCGGCGATGATGCTCGTGCTCGTCCGGCTGCTGGCGATCGGGCTGCACGCCGGCGCTCACCCGGTCCACGGACGACAGGCCTGGCAGGCCTGGTCGACGATCCGCATCCTTGATGACGCGCGGACCTGGCTCTTCCCGCTCTACTCGAGCAGCCTCACGCCGGCCTGGCTGCGTGCACTGGGCGCCGACCTCGGCCCCGACGTCGAGGCGTCAACCGTCCTCCTCATCCCGAAGTTCACTCGCGTCGGTGCCGGGGCCTTCCTCGCCGACGACACGATGATCGCGGGCTACGAGTTGGGTGCAGGGTGGCTGCGCGTCGAGGACGTCCGCATTGGCAAACACGCCTTCGTCGGGAACTCCGGCATGGCCGCCCCCGGCCGCAAGGTCCCCAAGCAGGGGCTCGTGGCAGTCCTGTCCGCGGCACCTCGCCGCAAGAAGGCCAAGGCCGGCACCTCGTGGTTGGGTTCCCCACCGCGGCCCCTGCGTCGCGAAGGCTCCGACACCGAGTCGAGCCGCACCTACGCGCCGCCCACGCAGCTGCGCGTGGCCCGTGCGGTCGTGGAGGCGCTGCGAGCTGTCCCGGTCTGGATCCACGTTGCCCTCGTCGTCGTTGTCGTCGCCGCCATTGAGGTGCTCCTCGCCCAAGGACTCATCTGGGCCGTGCTCCTCAGCGGACTCGTCCTCCTCGCAGCCGGTGCGTTCGCGGCCGGAAGCGCCACCGCCGCCAAGTGGTTGCTCGTTGGTCAGCTTCGTCCGGGCAACCACCCGCTCTGGTCATCGTTCGTCTGGCGCAACGAGCTCGCTGACACGTTCGTCGAGGTCCTTGCCGCGCCCTGGTTCGCCCGGGCCGCGACGGGGACCCTCGCACTCAACCTGTGGCTGCGGTCGATGGGTGCGCGGATCGGTGACGGGGTCTGGTGCGAGACCTACTGGCTGCCCGAGGCTGACCTCGTCCGGCTCGACGACGGCGCCTCGATCAACGCCGGCACCGTCGTCCAGACCCACCTCTTCCACGACCGGGTGCTGTCGATGGACACGGTCACGGTCAAGCGTGGCGGCACCCTCGGACCCAACTCCGTGATCCTGCCCGCCGCCCAGATCGGCCGGCACGCCACCGTCGGCCCGGTTTCTCTGGTGATGCGCGGCGAGTCGGTCCCGGATCGGACCCGTTGGATCGGCAACCCTGTCGGACCATGGGTGGACGAGTGAGCGCGAACGCAACGAGCATCGACGCCGACCCCTACGTGCCCGGCCACGGCGACACGGCCTACGGCGTCGACCGCTACGAGCTCGACCTGACCTACAAGGCCGCCGGCAACCACCTCACGGGTCGTGCCCAGCTCACCGTGACCCTCGACAGCGACACCCCGACCATTGCGCTCGACCTGCACGCCCTCAAGGTGACGCGGGTGGACGTCAAGGGGGCGACCCTGAGCCGTTGGTCGCACCGTTCGTCGCGGCTCACGCTCCGCTTCGGCGAGACGGTGCCCGCCGGCACCGTGCTGACCCTGACGATTGCGTATGCCGGCACGCCCCGCACCGTTCCCGGTCCCGACGGTCGTGCGGGCTGGGAGGAGTTGGCCGACGGCGTCATCGTCGCGGCGCAGCCTCACGGCGCCCCGTCCTGGTTCCCGTGCAACGACCGATCCGCCGACAAGGCGACCTATCGGATCAGCGTGACGACGGACACGGCATACACCGTCGTTGCCAACGGAAGCCTCATCGAGCGACGCAAGGCCGGCCGGGCCACCCGATGGACCTATGCGATGGACGAGCCGATGGCGCCCTACCTCGCGACCGTGCAGATTGGGCGCTACGAGACGACCGAGGTTGCCGGGGCTGCCGTTCCGGTGCGGCTGTTCCACGCGGCGCGGCTGCGTGCGGTCGCCGGCCAGGCGTTCGCCGACCAGGCGCGGATGATCGAGGTGTTCAGCACGCTCTTTGGTCCCTATCCGTTTGCGGAGTATGCCGTCGTCGTCACTGACGACGTGCTCGAGATCCCGCTCGAGTCGCAGGCGGTGTCGACGTTCGGCGCCAACCACTGCACTCGCTCGTGGGACGCGCAGCGGCTCATCGCCCACGAGCTGTCGCACCAGTGGTTCGGCAACGCCGTCACCGCAGCGCAGTGGAGCGACATCTGGCTGCACGAGGGCTTCGCCTGCTACGCCGAGTGGCTGTGGTCCGAGGCTGCCGGCATCGCCACCGCGCAGGAGCAGGCGGTGCGCCACCACCAGAAGCTCGCGACGTCGGCGCAGGACATCCTTGTCGGCGCGCCGGGTGCATCCGACATGTTCGATGACCGGGTCTACAAGCGAGGCGCGTTGACCCTGCACGCGTTGCGGAGCGAGGTCGGCGACGTCACGTTCTTCGCCATCCTGCGCGACTGGGTGACGCGACACCACGGTGGCGTCGTCACGACCGCCCAGTTCGAGGCGCTCTGTGACCGTGCAGCCGGTCGGCGGCTCGCAGGCCTGTTTGACGTGTGGCTGCGACAGCCAGCACTGCCGGCCCTGCCAGCACTGCCGGCCCTGCCGTGACCGTCCCCAACTCGCCAATTCCTCCCCTCCGGGACGCGACACGCCGGGGTGCCGTCCGCTCGCCTAGGGTGGGCTCGTGAGTGCTGACCAGCCCGTGATGCTGCCGATGCCGCGCGTCGGACCGGTGGGCGAGCACGCACCGAAGCCGATCCGGGTCATCCTCAACTGGGGTCGCCGCTATTCGCTCTGGGTCTTCAACTTCGGCCTGGCCTGCTGCGCGATCGAGTTCATCGCCGCATCGATGGGTCGCCACGACTTCATCCGTCTCGGTGTCATCCCGTTCGCGCCCGGCCCGCGTCAGGCCGACCTCATGGTCGTGTCCGGCACAGTCACCGACAAGATGGCGCCGGCGATCCGCCGCCTCTATGACCAGATGCCCGAGCCCAAGTACGTCATCTCGTTCGGCGCCTGCTCCAACTCCGGTGGGCCCTACTGGGATTCGTACTCCGTGACCAAGGGCGTCGACCAGCTCATCCCCGTCGACGTCTATGTCCCCGGTTGCCCGCCGCGACCTGAGGCCCTGCTCCACGGCATCATCAAACTCCAGGAGCAGATCGCCGGCGAGCGGCTGTCCGGGCGCGCGATCTCCGAACGTCTCGGAGGCGCCGGAGGATTCGGACCTGGCGACGGCTCTGCCGCTGCACCGCGCTACACCGCGCACCGGACCGGGTCCGCCGGAGAGGTCACGCGCGGTCGGGTCGAGAGACCGTCCTGATGCTCATCGTGCTCGGGCTGCTCGCGTTCATCATCGAGTTCGCCTTCATGGTCGGCGTCTTCATGCTGGCGTCAGGACTCGCCGGTGGAGGTTTCGGAGGTCTTGTCGTCGGCGTCCTCGCTGTCGTCCTCGTCGCGGTCATGTGGGGACTGTTCATCGCACCCAAGGCCCGACGCCGGGTCCCCAAGGTGCCGCGCGCCCTCGCTGCCGGGGGAGCGGTCGCCGTGGTCGGCGCCGGACTCCTTGGCCTGGACCACACGCGATTCGGGCTGGTGCTCATCGGCGCCGGGCTGGTCCTCGTCGGGGCCCAGATCGCCCTCGACGACGTCGTGCCGACGTCTCCACCGCGTACCCCTCTCGAGGACGGGCGCCGGTCACGTCGCCGCCGCTGACGCTCGCGCCTCGTGTTCGCTAAGGCGCAGTGAGGGAGTTGAACAACAGGCTCGTCTGGGTGTCCCGGACACCGGGGAGGCTGCGGATGCGTTCGAGGACCAGGTCGAACTCGGACAGGCTGCGGCATCGCAGCTGCACCACGAGGTCCCATGCGCCGGTGGTGGAGTGGAGCCGCTCGACCTCGGGGTAGCCACGAATCTCACGGACCACGCTCTGCCCTTCGTTCGGAGCGGTGACCACCATGGTGACGCCCCGGACGGCGTCCCGGTCGACGTCGTTGCCCAGGCGCAGTGTGAACCCCTCGATGACGCCTGAGTCCACAAGCCGTTCGATTCGCGACGTCACGGTGGAGCGGTTGACACCGAGCTCCCTCGACAGCACTGCCACCGGGGTGCGGCTATTGGCACGCAGCACGGCGATCAGGCGATGATCCAGGTTGTCCAGCACGCAATGAGCCTACTCCGGGACCGCAGACTGCTGCGATGCCGCGCACAATGTCGACACGATGGCGGTTGTCGGTCCACATCGCCTGCTTCTAACGTCGCTGGTGACCCGCATGCACCGCGACACAGGAGAATCCCATGCCCACCCCGACCACCCTCCCGACGGGCCATTCACCTACGGACTCTTCACCGCCGGCCACTCCCCGCGATGGCAGGTCACGCGTGGCGCTGACCCACTTCGCGGGACGAGCCGGTGACCACAACGACCTTGCCATGGTGGGGTCTCGCGAACTGGCCGCTGCCCTGTCGGCACACATCGGTGTCGAGGCGACCGTCGTCGGGACGCCGGAGCCCGCACTGTCGGTTGGGTGGAAGGAAGAACTGGCCGCAGCTACTCCCACCCTGAAGGCGATGGCTGCCCACCTGGACCAGGCGTTCAGGGAGGGGCTGACCCCGATCACGGCTTCGAGCCGCTGCGCGGTGGCGCTTGCGACATTGCCCGTGGTCGCCGCCCACCACCCGAACGCCGTGGTGGTGTGGTTCGACGCACACGCCGACCTCAACACCCCAGAAAACACCACGACGGGCTATCTCGGGGGACTCGCCTACAGTGGCCCGCTCGGATACTGGGACTCTGGACTCGGAGGCGGTCTCGATCCCGACAACGCCGTCCTGGTCGGAGCCCGCGACCTCGACCCGGCCGAGCAGGAACTCATCGACGGGGGAACGGTGGCACTGGTCAAGGTGGGGCCGTCCATGGCCGATGACCTGCGTCGCCTCGTGGATGGCCGCCCCGTCTACGTGCACATCGACTGCGACGTCCTCGACGCAGGCACGGTCCCCACCGACTACCGGGTCGCGAACGGCATGACGCTCGCTGACCTGCTCGCCACCGCAGAAGTGCTCGCCGAGTCCGAAGTCGTCGGGTTGGAGATCGGCGAACTGGAAAGCGCCCCCGACCGCCACGTCCCACCGACCTACGTCAACGCGCTCCTCGACGCGCTCAACCCGCTCCTGCCGCCGCGCTTCGTCCCCGTCGTGAGCACGTGACCCAAACCGCCCTCGGCGAAGAGTCGTCGGTCGGTCAGCTCACGTCGAGAGGCCGAAGCCGAAGGGGAAGAGCGGGTCATCGAGGCCGGGGACGTCGGAAGGGTGCTGGCGCACCTGCTCCATCGAGCGCGGCAGGTCGAACGGCAACCTCCCCTGGGGGGTGATCCTTGCGGCAAGCGCGTCCGCGAGTGCGGTGTCGCTCGTGCCATAGCTCGCCACAAGAGCGGAAGCGAACGGCAGCAACGGGGTCAGCACTGCGGGGCGGTCCATGACGACGTCGATGATCAGGGGACACGCGTCAGCCATGGCTTGGAGCCGCGAGACGAGGCCGGGTGGGAAGTCCAGGGAGCCCTGGTGGAACCACGCCTCGAGGAAGAGGTCGTCCCGGGCATCGAACGGGGCAGCCAGCCGCACGATCGCGACATCGGCGTCGGCCGGCTGCGAGACTCGATCGCCCAACGTGGCCACGGCCTCATCGGAGAAGTTCTCGGCATAAACCTTGCGCTTCCCGGTGAGAGGGAGCGCAGGAGTGGAGCCAACCATCGCGTTCTGGAGGACGGTCACCGAACGTGCCTGTGCGGCATACCCCGCCGCTGTGAAGTCCTCACGTCCCACGGTGGAAGCGGCGGCCTCCTCGTCAACGAACGGGTTGTCGAAGAGTCCGAGTCGGAACTTCACGGCGAGGAGACGGCGGGCCGACGCGTCGACGCGGTCCTTCGTGACCCGGCCGTCGCGCACGAGCTCGAGGAGCAGCTCGACGCACTCCTCACCACCGAACTGGTCGGCGCCGGCGCGCAGGATGCGTTCCATCCGCTCGATCGGGGTGAGGTGCTCGACGCCCCAGGCCCTCGCCGGCAGGACCTGGTCGCCGACGTGGTTGTCGTTGACGAGTTCCCAGTCGGTGAGGACGACGCCGTCGTAGCCGAGGTCCTCGCGCAGCAGGCCGGTGACGATCTGTTCGTTGTAGCCGAAGCCGACCTCCTTGATGGCCTCACCATCGATCGTGAGCCCGATCGGCATGCCGTAGTAGGGCATGACCGCGGCGACACCGGCGTCGATCAGAGGAGGGAAGGGCTCGATGTGATCGTCGAATCGCCCACCCTCGTAGGCCTGTTCGCGCCCGTAGGGGAAGTGAGCGTCCTCCCCGTCCTTCTGCGGACCTCCACCGGGGAAGTGTTTCGCGGTGCACGCCACGCTGTCTGCGCCCAGCTCGGCGCCCTGCAAGCCGCGCAGGTAGGCCAGGCCGAGCTCGGTGACCAGCGCCGGATCCTGTCCGAACGTCTGCGGCTGGCGCGCCCACCTGGGCTCGGTCGCGAGGTCGACGGTGGGGTGGAGGGCGGCGCGGATGCCCACGGCGCAGTACTCCTCGCGCGCGATGTCCGCGAACTGCTCCACGAGCTGCGGGTCACGCAGAGCTGCCAGCCCCAGGGACTCCGGCCACTGTGAGAAGCCGTTCGCGGCGAACGAGGTGCCCACGTTCTCGAGGAAGGCGTGCCGTGGGTCCGTGGAGACCGTGACGGGTATGCCGTGCGGAGACTTCTCGGCGATCGCCTGGAGCTCGTTGTGCCACCTTGCGGCGAGACGCGGCTCGCCGAGAGCGTGCACGTTGAAGTGGGTGAGGTGCTTGCCCAGCACGACATCACTCGTGGCTGACTTGCTGATCCTGCCCGGGTGCTCGAGGACGTGGCCGTCCTCACCCGCCTCGATGACCGTGTGGAACATCAGGCCGACTTTCTCGGCCAGGCTGAGGCGGGTGAGGAGGTCCTCGACGCGGGCCTCCACGTCGAGGCGTGGGTCCTCGAAGGGGTCCATCACTCCGTTGCCGTTGAGGTCGCGGTAGGTCGTGCCGTCGCTGGCAGTGCGGGTAACGGGCTTCATGAGGTTGCGGTGCTCCTGACTCAGGTGGTGCCGGCGCCGAACTCCTCAGCACCGATGACGGGTCGCAGGGCGCGCTCCACCGCGGGGGTGGAGAACGCGCGCCGGATGACGTCGCGACACAGGACATTGCCGACGGCCCCCATGACCATGGCTTGGTCGAGAGAGAGGTAGCGCCGCGCCACCTGACCTGAGCGGACGGCGACCGCATCGAAGAAGCCACCACGACCATAGGCCTTGAGGTCACGCTCGATGCTGGCGAGGTTGGCGAAGGCCTCTTGCGGCTCGTGCATCATCGCGAGGAAGGACGCGTGGGGAGTGACGACGCCGTCGCCATAGGTCGGGTTCGGGTTCGTCGCCGGTCGGCAGTCACCGAAGCCGACGTCGTAGTTCGTCATCTCCTGGTCAGAGAAGTACCCATTGGCACCGTTGCCGGGCTCGTTGCCGGGGCCCAGGCCGAGAGGGTCGACGCCGTACTCGCGGTAGCCGCCGGCCGGGTTGCTCGACGGCGAGAAGCCCCAGTAGCCGTAACCCGCCTCGTCGAGACCATGCTCGCGCTGGGCGCGGACGTGCAGGGGGTGGTTGCGACCCCAGCTCTTGGGCGCCCACGTCGCCTCCGGAACGAAGACGTCGGGCATGAGCTCCTCGAACATCGAGCCGCCCCAGCCGGGCACGATCCGCATGCCGCGGTAGGTGTAGGCGCCCTCGTAGACATCGATCCCGAGATAGGTACGGGTCTCGCCCACGGGCTGCATCTCCTGCCAGGACCAGTCGCACGTCGCCGGGAAGGTGCGCCACGCAGCGAAGTAGTGCCGCGCCGGCACTTGGCCGGTGAGGATGCCGAGATAGCTCGTGATCCGGGTCTCGGACACAGCCGTGTCGTAGTGGTGGTTCGAGAGCCAGACCGGATCTCCACCGATGTGGGTTCCCTTGTAGACGCCGCCCGGACGGTCGTGGTCGAAGGGGAAGAACCCGCCGTGCATGAGCCCACCGGGCCGCACGCTGGGGTGCGCCGGGTCGGTGCCGGGGTTGTAGTACGCGTCCCAGCGCATGCGGCTGAAGAGTCGGCGCGCCTGCTGGGCAGCGCCCTTGTCCGCGCTGGCCACGACGAGCAGGGCAGCGCCGAGCCAGGCATTGTCGATGCTCGAGCAGAACGGGTGGACGGTGGTGCCAGAGCCCGGCCAGCTGCGCAGTGCGTCCCCGGTCGCCTCGTCGTACCAGTTGTAGTACATCCCGCTCGGCTCGTGGTGCTCCATGCGCGCCAGAGTGCGCAGCGTGCGCAGGATCCGACTGGTGCACTCGCCACGGCTGATGACGCCGAGCTCGCGCGCCACGATGGCGCTCCACAGGTAGCCGCCGATGTTGGTGGGGGAGGTGTAGCCCGAGCGGTCCTGTGCCGCAAGCGATTCGGGGATGTTGTCCGCGGGAAGGCCGGTGCGGGGATCGGTCATGGCATCGAGGCTGCGCCACGTGTCACGGGCCCAACGTCGGACGGTGACCTCGTCCCACGCGGTGCCTGCCGTGGTGGCTGTGGTGCGAGTGGGGCGACGCTGTGCCGCAACGGCATTGGCGTTGGGGGCCAGGCCAAAGGCGGTCAGGGCGACGGCGCCGGTGACGAGGGTGCGACGGGTGACAGGGGTGATCGGGTTCTCGGACATGGAGCTCTCCTTTGAGCGGATCGGGCTACTTGATGCCGGTGGTGGCGATGCCCTCGATGAAGCGGCGCTGGAAGACGAGAAAGACGGCGAGCACGGGCAGGATCACGATCGTGGCGCCCGCCAGGAGCAGGCCGTACTGCGTGGAGTTCTGGCCGGTTGAATAGAGGGCGAGGGCGACCGGAAGGGTGTACTTGTCCTCCTGCTGGGCGACGACGAGCGGCCACAGGAAGTTGTTCCAGCTCCCGAGGAACGTCAGGATCCCCAGGGTCGCGAGGGCCGGCCCGGACAGGGGCAGGAAGATCCGCGTGAAGATGCGCAGTTCGCTGGCACCGTCGACCCGCCCCGCGTCGAGCAGGTCACGCGGCAGTCCGAGGAAGAACTGGCGCATGAGGAAGACCCCGAAGGGTGCGACGAGGAACGGCAGGATCAGGCCGGGCAGGCTGTTGATGAGGCCGATGTTCGCGACGAGCACGAAGAGCGGCACGAAGGTGACGACGCCCGGGATCATCAGCGTTGCCATGACCACGAGGAACAACGCCCGCTTGCCGCGGAAGTCGAGCATCGCCAGGGCGTAGCCCAGCATCGAGCAGAAGAGCAGGTTGCCCGCTGTGACGACCACCGCCACGACCGTGGAGTTGACGAAGTACTGCGAGAAGTTCAGGCGGGTGAACAGTTGTGTGTAGTTGTCGAAGGTGGCTGCCTGTGGCCACCACGTCGGCGGACGCTGCAGCAGCTCGCCCTGGGTCTTGAAGCTGCCGAGCACCATCCAGACGAACGGTGCGACGACGACGAGCAGGACGAGAGAGAGGATGACGTAGAGCCACCAGCGACTGGGCTGTCCGTCGCTGGCGGTGACCGTCGAGGTCTCGGGTTCGGAATCCGGTGCAGAGCTCGAAGCCGATCCGGTCGTGCTGGACAGGACGGGAAGGGTGCTCATGTGTTCTCCCGGAGGAGGCGGAACTGGATGGCGGTGACCACGGCGATGATGACGAAGATGAGATAGCTCATCGACGCGGCGAAGCCGTAGTTGCCGAAGCCGAACTGCTTGTAGGTGTACATCGATATCGAGATCGTGCTGTTGAGCGGACCACCGTTGGTCATGATGAGCGGCTCCTCGAAGAACTGGATGTAGCCGATCGAGGTCGTCACCGACACGAAGAGGATCGTCGGGCGCAACATCGGGATCGTGACGTGCCGGAACCGTTGCAACGCGCTGGCCCCGTCGATCTTGGCCGCCTCGTGGAGCATGGCGGGGACGCTCTGGAGCCCGGCGAGGAAGATGATCATCGGCGTGCCGAAGTTGCGCCACGACGCCATCATGATGAGGCCGGGCATGGACCAGTTCGGGTCGCCGAGCCAGTTGGGCCCGTCGATGCCGACCCAGCCGAGCACGGTGTTGATCAGCCCGCTCTCATGCTGGAGCAGGAAGCGCCACACGACGGCCACCGCGACGATCGAGGTGATGACCGGCAGATAGAAGCCGAGCCGGAAGACCGCTCGGAACCTGCGAATTCCCTTGTCCAGAGCGAGGGCTGCGGCCAGGGCGAGACCGAGAGTGAGCGGCATACCGATCAACACGAAGTAGGCCGTGTTGAACATGGCCTTGCGGAAGACCGGATCCGACAGGGCACGCGTGTAGTTGTCCAGACCGACGATGTCCACCGAGAACGGCGTCCGGAGGTCTTTCGACTTCGTGTCGGTGACGCTCATGAAGAGCGACTGCAGCACTGGCCACAGCGTGAAGATCAGGAAGAGGGCACAGAACGGCAGGGCCAGGACCCAGGCCGCGATCCCTTCC contains the following coding sequences:
- a CDS encoding Pls/PosA family non-ribosomal peptide synthetase translates to MSTPLLRGSEAPSPRTLVDILRATIETNPDSPAVDNGTSVLTYGEFADAASDVADTLQAAGVERGDRVGIRIPSGTLDLYVAIAGILVAGAAYVPVDFDDPDERAQIVFGEADVAAIITTDLVVRAVGEQSALGDDTAYAAQDSRPREDPTTDDDAWIIFTSGSTGKPKGVAVTHRNAAAFVDAESRMFLQESPIGPGDRVMAGLSVAFDASCEEMWLAWRYGACLVPAPRSLVRSGVELGPWLTANRITVVSTVPTLVALWPTEALSDVRLLILGGEACPPEIGARLANESREVWNTYGPTEATVVACGAQLTGEPPMRIGLPLAGWDLAVVDATGGPVPEGESGELIIGGVGLARYLDEAKDKAAYAAMPALGWERAYRSGDLVRNDPAGLVFLGRADDQVKVGGRRIELGEIDSALLKLPGVSGAAAAVRKSEAGNTLLIGYVTTDDGFDARAATESMRQSMPAALVPRLAVVDTLPTRTSGKIDRDALPWPLTPTAPVAGADASDTAGWVSGLWASILGGPPSTPDEDFFDVGGGSLSAAQLVSRLRERFPEVTVADIYEHSSLGSLAAALDEMETPTGRLNRDVPPVPAKTQAAQLLASFALRSISGLRWITWIGLGNAVARSAFDHTWLPSVPWWWLALGWLLLISPVGRMALAALGVRILLRDLEPGEYPRGGAVHLRVWLAERLVDELGAANVSGAPFIKVFARALGATVADDVDLHSVPPVTGMLDLGAGVSIEPEVDLRGHWIDGAKFIVGPIRVREGARVGARSSLLPGADVGERAEIAPGSAVFGIVPAGESWSGAPAEPSGTARGPWHDHIAANRPAWLMAYAVSAVLVSLLPIVAIAVGATVAVPALRGSTSVSDALGSALLWVPLGATIGFVALAAMMLVLVRLLAIGLHAGAHPVHGRQAWQAWSTIRILDDARTWLFPLYSSSLTPAWLRALGADLGPDVEASTVLLIPKFTRVGAGAFLADDTMIAGYELGAGWLRVEDVRIGKHAFVGNSGMAAPGRKVPKQGLVAVLSAAPRRKKAKAGTSWLGSPPRPLRREGSDTESSRTYAPPTQLRVARAVVEALRAVPVWIHVALVVVVVAAIEVLLAQGLIWAVLLSGLVLLAAGAFAAGSATAAKWLLVGQLRPGNHPLWSSFVWRNELADTFVEVLAAPWFARAATGTLALNLWLRSMGARIGDGVWCETYWLPEADLVRLDDGASINAGTVVQTHLFHDRVLSMDTVTVKRGGTLGPNSVILPAAQIGRHATVGPVSLVMRGESVPDRTRWIGNPVGPWVDE
- a CDS encoding M1 family metallopeptidase translates to MSANATSIDADPYVPGHGDTAYGVDRYELDLTYKAAGNHLTGRAQLTVTLDSDTPTIALDLHALKVTRVDVKGATLSRWSHRSSRLTLRFGETVPAGTVLTLTIAYAGTPRTVPGPDGRAGWEELADGVIVAAQPHGAPSWFPCNDRSADKATYRISVTTDTAYTVVANGSLIERRKAGRATRWTYAMDEPMAPYLATVQIGRYETTEVAGAAVPVRLFHAARLRAVAGQAFADQARMIEVFSTLFGPYPFAEYAVVVTDDVLEIPLESQAVSTFGANHCTRSWDAQRLIAHELSHQWFGNAVTAAQWSDIWLHEGFACYAEWLWSEAAGIATAQEQAVRHHQKLATSAQDILVGAPGASDMFDDRVYKRGALTLHALRSEVGDVTFFAILRDWVTRHHGGVVTTAQFEALCDRAAGRRLAGLFDVWLRQPALPALPALPALP
- a CDS encoding NADH-quinone oxidoreductase subunit B family protein; the encoded protein is MLPMPRVGPVGEHAPKPIRVILNWGRRYSLWVFNFGLACCAIEFIAASMGRHDFIRLGVIPFAPGPRQADLMVVSGTVTDKMAPAIRRLYDQMPEPKYVISFGACSNSGGPYWDSYSVTKGVDQLIPVDVYVPGCPPRPEALLHGIIKLQEQIAGERLSGRAISERLGGAGGFGPGDGSAAAPRYTAHRTGSAGEVTRGRVERPS
- a CDS encoding DUF2568 domain-containing protein; this encodes MLIVLGLLAFIIEFAFMVGVFMLASGLAGGGFGGLVVGVLAVVLVAVMWGLFIAPKARRRVPKVPRALAAGGAVAVVGAGLLGLDHTRFGLVLIGAGLVLVGAQIALDDVVPTSPPRTPLEDGRRSRRRR
- a CDS encoding Lrp/AsnC family transcriptional regulator, giving the protein MLDNLDHRLIAVLRANSRTPVAVLSRELGVNRSTVTSRIERLVDSGVIEGFTLRLGNDVDRDAVRGVTMVVTAPNEGQSVVREIRGYPEVERLHSTTGAWDLVVQLRCRSLSEFDLVLERIRSLPGVRDTQTSLLFNSLTAP
- a CDS encoding arginase family protein codes for the protein MPTPTTLPTGHSPTDSSPPATPRDGRSRVALTHFAGRAGDHNDLAMVGSRELAAALSAHIGVEATVVGTPEPALSVGWKEELAAATPTLKAMAAHLDQAFREGLTPITASSRCAVALATLPVVAAHHPNAVVVWFDAHADLNTPENTTTGYLGGLAYSGPLGYWDSGLGGGLDPDNAVLVGARDLDPAEQELIDGGTVALVKVGPSMADDLRRLVDGRPVYVHIDCDVLDAGTVPTDYRVANGMTLADLLATAEVLAESEVVGLEIGELESAPDRHVPPTYVNALLDALNPLLPPRFVPVVST